The genomic region AAGAAGCCATTTATTATGTATGGCAGTGCCGATATCACGCCCTGGGTCCCGGCGTTATATAAAACCATGAATGCGCCTATCATTGCCCCAAGTGCGTAACTACCTACATTACCATTAAACACCTTGGCAGGGTACCAGTTAAATACGGCCAGCGGTAGCACCGTGAGCACGAGTATTAACGTGGCTGGTAAGGCATAGTCAAAGCCGGCCATGTACGAGATGAGCCCACTAACGGTTATTATCATCAACGTAGATACTGGGACTATACCATTCATCACGTCAAGCATGTTAACGGCGTTAGCCATAACCGTAACTGCGAGCATCGAGAGAAAGGCCACAACGAAGAAGTTGTGGACATGACCTATCAGGAGTATGTATATGTAGCCGTGAACGACCACGGGGATTATCAATGACGGCACCAATGGCAAAAACACCCTAACACTCACGGGCAATCCCCTGAGGTCATCGACAAGCCCTATCAAACCTACTGTCAGGGTTACGAGACCTAACGCAAGCAACCTAGCGTCATTAATCAAGTAGGCAATTAACGTAATAACACCTGTGGCAGTTAATACGGAGACTCCGCCAATCTTAGGCACCAACACCTTATATGGCTTATGGACATCCGGCGCCAGTAATTTCGGATTCCTTAACCTGGATATTGCGTATACTGTGATCAGTGAGATTACGAAGGATACTACGGCAATTAATACGTAATTTATACTAATGATCATAGATTTCGCCTAAACCAATCAATGGTGGCTCTTAATCCACTTACTAAGTCATATTTAGGTTTAAAGCCGAGGATCCTCATGGCCTTGCTAACGTCTGGGTAACTCCTAAATGGCTCGGAGGTCCTTGGTTGCACATTAATTTTGGAATTCGAACCAACTAGCTTAACTATTATTCTGGCTAAATCTAGTATTGATGTCTCAACGCCGAGCCCGATATTGAAGGCTTGACCGACCGCATCATCCTTCCTAAGTGCTAGTTCCGTGGCATCACATAAATCCTCAACATAGAGGAAATCCGTGGTATCAACACCACCATTATTAACTACCAGGTCCTCATTTTTTAATGCCCTCGTTATGAATATTCCGACAACGCCATTATCATGAGGGCCATAGGGCTTCCACAGCCTAAATATCGTTACTGGAACCTTATGAACAACGTGATAGGACATCGATACGGCCTCGGCAGCGACCTTACTCCAACCATACCCCTCGAAGGGCCTTAATGGGTCATCCTCAGTGACGGGCAATTTAGTGGGCTTACCGTAAACGTTAGATGTTGAGTAAAGTAGGAACCTGGCATTTAGTATCCTTGCGAGCTCAAGCATGTTTATTGTACCAACAACATTTACATCAAGGCCCTTAAGGGCGCCCGCGTTCGTGAATGACCTTGGGTTCGGGTATGCTGCCAAGTGGACAATTGCGTCAAACCCCTCTTTAGAAAGCCCAATAACATCATCTCGCCTTGTTATATCGATTATGTAGTCCGTAGTCTCCGCCTTAACAATATCGAGACCCCTCGCGTCATGGCCCTTAGACCTCATGCAATTAACTATGTTCCTCCCTAGGAATCCTGAGGAACCTGTCACTAATATTTTCATCAAGATCATCGATTGCGAAGTTACCTTATAATAATTACCCACCGGGACTTACTTATCCTCGTTCGTGAGCCTCTTTATTTCATTGATAATGAGTCCCGTTGGGTCCTCCATTCTACTTAGTACTGAGCTTGTATCAACATGTGTTGTGTCTGATTTAAGAATTGAATCAAGCACCGTTAGGCAATCCTCATCAACGCACCTATAAAGCGGTAATCCCTTACTCATTAGGTAATCATCTATGTAGTAATGCTGTGGGAAGTAGCTAATGGCTGGCGTACCCAGCAACGCTGCTTCATGAGCCATTGTTGAGCCGCCTGTGATCACGAGCCTTGCATGCCACGATAAGTCAAGGCCGTCTAGCTTCATGTTCCTCGGTATTATCAACTTACCAAGCTTAAGGAAAAGGCCAAGCTCGGACTTTATTAACTCCTCCTGGTACGGGTATCTTGGGAACATAACCACGTAATAACCATCCTCAAGCACTTTCCTCGCCATTCTAATTAATATCCGCGATTTATCCCCGTAGCCGTAATAAGATGCCCTGGACTCCTCAAACCTAATGACGACAAACTCCCTACTCTTAAGCCCAAGCTTATTAATAGAGTCACCGCTCGGCTTGAATCTATTAATCCACATGAGTTCAAAGATGCCATCAAAGGTCCTAACCTTATCAATCTCAGCACTGGGTATATAACGGCCCCACTCACTCATTGGTATAGCCGATGGTGCTATCACGGTATTCGCTAACGGCAGTGTTAGTTTATTAACGAAGTACGAGTGAGCCGTATCCGTCAATGCTATTATTGGCTTACCAAGACCAAAGGCAACCCTAATCGCGTCTGGTGATGTCAATGATACGTGAACATCGAAATCCCTAACCACATCAAGCAATGCTAGTTGCCTCTCAATGCCCCTTAGCAACTTCTCCCTGGGACTCTCGCCATGGTAACCAACACACTCATAATGCAGGTTAAACATGTCTAGGACCTCCTCAACATAATCGTACTTCCTGCACGTTATCATGAAATTTATATTATTCCTTCTACCCTCCATGCTCAATACTGCGGCAATCCTTGCCTGCTTAGCCGTTAATGCGTCGAACCATGCCTTAATAACCATGACCTAAAGACATAGTTTATAGGCTTATTTTAATTTTAATGCAGATTGCTTTGATAACTTATCCTTTAACACGCATAGTAATTGGTGTCTTACTTAATGGACTTAAACAGACAGGGCATCTATAGCCCCACTGCCTAAGTACCTCATCAACACTCTTAAGCTGCTGGTCATTGTAAAACACAAAGCCGCATGAATGGCACTTAATTATTATCGGCATCATAAGTCCCCATAGTGATTATTTTATAAAGATTACCGTCATTATACGCATTATATTACCGAAATTCTACAGGTAATATATTAAGTAATATGTATGGAATACCTAATCACTAGGTCTAATCAAGCAATTACTCATGAATACTCATTGCAAGGCCGGTATACGCGTAAACCAGACCGTCAAGCTCATCCAATGTTAAGTATGGATACCTAGACCTAAACACATCCTTCTTTCCATAGGCCACATCTTCATTAATCACCTTAACCCTAATACCAACATCATTTATTAATTCCAGGAAATCCCTAACAAGTTCCGAAACACCGGGGCTAATGCCAATTATTAAGTTAATACTTGTGCGCCTAGCCAACCTCCTTATCATCCTAATGAGCTTTACGAAGCTAAGCGTTACGTGAATTAACGGTGTATCGTTATTAAGTATGATGGCACCACACCTGGAATTACCAATATCAACTCCAATATTTAATTCATTAAGGCCTAGCCCATTAATCACGGCCTCAATCATGCCATCAATACTTGAATCACTTAACACCAGGACTCTAGGGCAATTAACTAAGTCTGCCATATACTTCTCAACAATTACGAGGTCAAGTCCCTGGCAATCATCCTCATTACTCACGTACCTTAAAGCCACGTGTTCAGGAAAGACCAG from Vulcanisaeta distributa DSM 14429 harbors:
- a CDS encoding glycosyl hydrolase family 4 — encoded protein: MIISINYVLIAVVSFVISLITVYAISRLRNPKLLAPDVHKPYKVLVPKIGGVSVLTATGVITLIAYLINDARLLALGLVTLTVGLIGLVDDLRGLPVSVRVFLPLVPSLIIPVVVHGYIYILLIGHVHNFFVVAFLSMLAVTVMANAVNMLDVMNGIVPVSTLMIITVSGLISYMAGFDYALPATLILVLTVLPLAVFNWYPAKVFNGNVGSYALGAMIGAFMVLYNAGTQGVISALPYIINGFLIVITARGFKPRENLKRPVIVNDGVIHANKVPGSPITLVKLMVMRRPKTEREVVRDILILFLITSLASLSLLAFIT
- a CDS encoding NAD-dependent epimerase/dehydratase family protein codes for the protein MKILVTGSSGFLGRNIVNCMRSKGHDARGLDIVKAETTDYIIDITRRDDVIGLSKEGFDAIVHLAAYPNPRSFTNAGALKGLDVNVVGTINMLELARILNARFLLYSTSNVYGKPTKLPVTEDDPLRPFEGYGWSKVAAEAVSMSYHVVHKVPVTIFRLWKPYGPHDNGVVGIFITRALKNEDLVVNNGGVDTTDFLYVEDLCDATELALRKDDAVGQAFNIGLGVETSILDLARIIVKLVGSNSKINVQPRTSEPFRSYPDVSKAMRILGFKPKYDLVSGLRATIDWFRRNL
- a CDS encoding DUF354 domain-containing protein, translating into MVIKAWFDALTAKQARIAAVLSMEGRRNNINFMITCRKYDYVEEVLDMFNLHYECVGYHGESPREKLLRGIERQLALLDVVRDFDVHVSLTSPDAIRVAFGLGKPIIALTDTAHSYFVNKLTLPLANTVIAPSAIPMSEWGRYIPSAEIDKVRTFDGIFELMWINRFKPSGDSINKLGLKSREFVVIRFEESRASYYGYGDKSRILIRMARKVLEDGYYVVMFPRYPYQEELIKSELGLFLKLGKLIIPRNMKLDGLDLSWHARLVITGGSTMAHEAALLGTPAISYFPQHYYIDDYLMSKGLPLYRCVDEDCLTVLDSILKSDTTHVDTSSVLSRMEDPTGLIINEIKRLTNEDK